In Vitis vinifera cultivar Pinot Noir 40024 chromosome 11, ASM3070453v1, a genomic segment contains:
- the LOC100262721 gene encoding uncharacterized protein LOC100262721 isoform X1 encodes MVMKKLARKLRRNSREFDDENFSLPTLDDSRPIDSQEQEELVRSLERSQAQQSLLWRSVFSVFLFCFAAFLVYSIFQQVSSPWELRYHAYFMEEIDSSMIIFADWVAVLACSMAIIGLLHKSKSHRWLIWYSCSAGIILAIFWLYYMLRLPKFRWDVIWLPFGPLGGAALSLYVDHLLNESSEEVRKLRSYMYAYKAS; translated from the exons ATGGTGATGAAGAAGCTTGCAAGAAAGCTTAGGAGAAATTCCCGAGAATTTGATGATGAGAACTTCTCTCTCCCCACTCTTGACGATTCTCGTCCCATCGATTCTCAAG AGCAAGAGGAACTAGTTCGATCGTTGGAAAGGAGTCAAGCTCAGCAGAGTCTTTTATGGAGG AGTGTTTTTTCGGTGTTTCTCTTTTGCTTCGCGGCATTTCTCGTCTACTCCATATTTCAGCAGGTTTCATCGCCATGGGAACTG CGTTATCATGCTTACTTCATGGAGGAGATTGACTCATCGATGATCATTTTTGCag ATTGGGTAGCTGTCTTAGCATGTTCAATGGCCATCATTGGATTACTTCATAAGTCAAAGTCTCACAGGTGGTTGATTTGGTACTCCTGCTCTGCTGGCATTATCCTGGCCATTTTCTGGTTGTATTACATGCTCAG ACTGCCAAAGTTCCGGTGGGATGTTATCTGGCTGCCATTCGGACCTTTGGG TGGAGCTGCACTCAGCCTCTATGTGGACCATCTACTCAATGAGTCATCAGAAGAAGTAAGAAAACTTCGCAGCTACATGTATGCCTACAAAGCCAGCTAA
- the LOC100262721 gene encoding uncharacterized protein LOC100262721 isoform X2, with the protein MVMKKLARKLRRNSREFDDENFSLPTLDDSRPIDSQEQEELVRSLERSQAQQSLLWRSVFSVFLFCFAAFLVYSIFQQVSSPWELRYHAYFMEEIDSSMIIFADWVAVLACSMAIIGLLHKSKSHRWLIWYSCSAGIILAIFWLYYMLRLPKFRWDVIWLPFGPLG; encoded by the exons ATGGTGATGAAGAAGCTTGCAAGAAAGCTTAGGAGAAATTCCCGAGAATTTGATGATGAGAACTTCTCTCTCCCCACTCTTGACGATTCTCGTCCCATCGATTCTCAAG AGCAAGAGGAACTAGTTCGATCGTTGGAAAGGAGTCAAGCTCAGCAGAGTCTTTTATGGAGG AGTGTTTTTTCGGTGTTTCTCTTTTGCTTCGCGGCATTTCTCGTCTACTCCATATTTCAGCAGGTTTCATCGCCATGGGAACTG CGTTATCATGCTTACTTCATGGAGGAGATTGACTCATCGATGATCATTTTTGCag ATTGGGTAGCTGTCTTAGCATGTTCAATGGCCATCATTGGATTACTTCATAAGTCAAAGTCTCACAGGTGGTTGATTTGGTACTCCTGCTCTGCTGGCATTATCCTGGCCATTTTCTGGTTGTATTACATGCTCAG ACTGCCAAAGTTCCGGTGGGATGTTATCTGGCTGCCATTCGGACCTTTGGGGTAG